A DNA window from Niabella yanshanensis contains the following coding sequences:
- a CDS encoding leucine--tRNA ligase, which yields MDYNFNSIEKKWQQQWKDSQAYKVSNDSEKPKYYVLDMFPYPSGAGLHVGHPLGYIASDIYARYKRLKGFNVLHPMGYDAFGLPAEQYAIEHGVHPAVSTDKNIATFRQQLDNIGFCYDWSREVRTSDAQYYKWTQWIFLQLFKSWFNRKTQKAESIDELVKIFEAEGNRYHPFPNEKYQVANFGLYVFNAADWKSFDEATRQHVLMEYRLAYCGYGEVNWCEALGTVLANDEVVNGVSERGGHPVVKKKLRQWYLRITEYADRLLQGLQTVDFSEAMKEMQTNWIGKSSGAEIEFQIANHKANLVVYTTRPDTIMGVDFMVIAPEHELVRQITTEAQQKEVDEYIDYVNSRSERERMAEKRITGAFTGAYAVNPFDETKHIPIWISEYVLAGYGTGAIMAVPCGDERDYRFAQQFNIPVTNIIGEHFNGEDANATKDAVLSNSGFLDGVPMREAMELVINEIEKRGIGKRKVNYRMRDAAFSRQRYWGEPFPVKWINGVAYPLDESELPLTLPEVDSYSPGPEGEGPLANIPEWTSQHLETNTMPGYAGSSWYFLRYMDPQNNQEFAGRKATDYWNQVDLYIGGTEHAVGHLLYSRLWTKALYDLGHIGFDEPFKRLVNQGMIQGSSRFVYRMQAIATKENTGEKAEYQLILSSDYATKLTNELQEADSDFKHHAAMNKLVHEKLQDKDYIIHFSPIVKLHVDVNLVDGFELDIEKFKQWRNGEYANAEFILENGKYICGAEVEKMSKSKFNTVNPDDLVNKYGADTFRMYEMFLGPVEMSKPWDTKGIEGVHRFLKKLWRLFYKETNTGESIWQVTADAASDAEQKVLHRAIKKIEDDTERFSFNTGVSGFMILVNELTDLKCHKQEILQSMLIMLAPYAPHIAEELWHALGNTKSVIDAAYPKLEEKYLVETSKEYPVSINGKMRTTMVIALTAEQAEVEQLVLGNEVVQKWVEGKTPKKIIYIKNKMVNIVI from the coding sequence ATGGACTATAATTTTAACTCGATAGAGAAAAAGTGGCAACAGCAGTGGAAGGACAGCCAGGCTTATAAGGTAAGCAATGACAGCGAAAAGCCTAAATATTATGTACTGGATATGTTTCCTTATCCTAGCGGTGCGGGCTTACACGTCGGCCATCCACTCGGTTATATTGCCAGCGATATTTACGCACGTTACAAACGCCTGAAAGGGTTTAATGTACTGCACCCCATGGGTTACGATGCTTTTGGCTTACCTGCCGAGCAATACGCGATCGAGCATGGCGTACATCCTGCGGTATCAACCGATAAAAATATAGCTACTTTCCGCCAGCAACTGGATAATATTGGTTTTTGCTACGATTGGAGCCGTGAAGTGCGCACCAGCGATGCGCAATATTATAAATGGACCCAGTGGATCTTTTTACAACTATTTAAAAGCTGGTTCAATCGGAAAACACAAAAGGCGGAAAGCATTGATGAGCTGGTGAAAATATTTGAAGCAGAGGGGAACCGATATCACCCTTTTCCTAACGAAAAATACCAGGTGGCCAATTTCGGGCTGTATGTATTTAATGCGGCGGACTGGAAGTCGTTTGATGAAGCTACCCGCCAACATGTTCTGATGGAATATCGCCTGGCTTATTGTGGTTATGGTGAGGTGAACTGGTGTGAAGCATTGGGAACTGTTTTAGCTAACGATGAAGTGGTGAACGGTGTAAGCGAGCGCGGGGGGCACCCTGTGGTGAAAAAGAAATTACGTCAATGGTACCTGCGTATTACCGAGTATGCAGATCGCTTGTTGCAGGGCTTGCAAACGGTGGACTTCAGCGAAGCCATGAAAGAAATGCAAACCAACTGGATCGGTAAGAGCTCCGGCGCTGAAATTGAATTCCAGATCGCCAATCATAAAGCCAACCTGGTGGTATACACTACCCGTCCCGACACTATTATGGGTGTAGACTTTATGGTAATTGCTCCTGAACATGAACTGGTAAGACAAATTACTACCGAAGCACAGCAGAAGGAAGTAGATGAGTATATTGATTATGTGAATAGCCGAAGCGAACGCGAGCGTATGGCGGAGAAGCGTATCACAGGTGCTTTTACGGGTGCTTATGCGGTGAATCCTTTTGATGAAACCAAACATATTCCGATCTGGATCAGCGAATATGTTTTAGCCGGATATGGAACCGGCGCAATTATGGCGGTACCATGCGGAGATGAGCGTGACTATAGATTTGCACAGCAGTTTAATATACCTGTTACGAATATTATCGGTGAGCATTTTAACGGTGAAGATGCCAATGCTACCAAAGATGCGGTGCTGAGCAATTCAGGCTTCCTGGATGGGGTGCCCATGCGGGAAGCGATGGAACTGGTGATCAATGAAATTGAGAAACGCGGCATTGGTAAACGAAAGGTAAATTACAGGATGCGCGATGCTGCATTTAGCCGCCAGCGCTATTGGGGGGAACCATTCCCGGTAAAGTGGATCAACGGGGTAGCGTATCCTTTGGATGAAAGCGAGTTGCCTTTAACCCTGCCGGAAGTAGATTCTTATAGTCCGGGGCCTGAAGGAGAAGGTCCTTTGGCTAATATTCCGGAATGGACATCACAACACCTGGAGACGAATACGATGCCGGGCTATGCTGGTTCGTCCTGGTATTTCCTGCGTTATATGGATCCGCAAAACAACCAGGAATTTGCAGGGCGAAAAGCTACCGACTACTGGAACCAGGTGGACTTATACATTGGTGGTACCGAGCATGCGGTAGGCCATTTATTGTATAGCCGCCTGTGGACAAAAGCCTTGTACGACCTGGGCCATATTGGTTTTGACGAACCTTTTAAAAGACTGGTCAACCAGGGCATGATACAGGGTAGCAGCCGGTTTGTATACAGGATGCAGGCAATTGCAACCAAAGAAAATACGGGAGAAAAAGCAGAGTATCAGTTGATCTTAAGCAGTGATTATGCTACAAAGCTAACTAATGAGCTCCAGGAAGCTGATTCGGATTTCAAGCATCACGCAGCTATGAATAAATTAGTTCATGAAAAGCTACAGGACAAAGACTACATCATTCATTTCTCGCCGATTGTGAAGTTACATGTTGATGTAAACCTCGTTGATGGTTTTGAGTTGGATATAGAAAAATTTAAGCAATGGCGTAATGGAGAATATGCCAATGCTGAATTTATTTTGGAAAATGGCAAATACATCTGTGGCGCAGAAGTAGAGAAAATGTCCAAGTCTAAGTTTAATACCGTTAACCCGGATGACCTGGTAAATAAATATGGTGCAGACACATTTCGCATGTATGAAATGTTTTTAGGGCCTGTAGAAATGAGCAAGCCCTGGGATACCAAGGGTATTGAAGGGGTGCATCGTTTCCTTAAAAAATTATGGCGTTTATTCTATAAAGAAACCAATACCGGCGAATCGATCTGGCAGGTAACCGCCGATGCAGCATCAGATGCTGAGCAAAAGGTATTGCACCGCGCTATTAAGAAAATTGAAGACGATACTGAGCGCTTTAGCTTTAATACCGGTGTGAGCGGCTTTATGATATTGGTGAATGAGTTAACTGATCTAAAGTGCCATAAACAGGAAATATTACAATCGATGCTGATCATGCTGGCGCCTTATGCGCCGCATATTGCAGAAGAGTTATGGCATGCGTTAGGAAATACCAAATCGGTGATCGATGCAGCCTACCCTAAACTGGAAGAAAAATACCTGGTAGAAACCAGCAAAGAATATCCTGTTTCCATTAATGGTAAAATGCGTACTACGATGGTAATTGCCTTAACTGCAGAACAGGCAGAAGTAGAGCAATTGGTATTGGGTAACGAGGTGGTTCAAAAATGGGTAGAAGGTAAAACGCCTAAAAAGATCATCTACATCAAAAATAAAATGGTGAATATCGTTATTTAA
- a CDS encoding cell division protein FtsX, with amino-acid sequence MAGKTRVVKRGKASYFMSILGVTLVLFLLGVIGWLVINTRTLGQHFKEEVEVNVYLRDPLAPADSTALVQYIASKSYIKEYVFTTKEMAKAKYLADGNESWEGILTENPLPQSIDFKLKSEFLTADTLKNIRLDLEKQTYVTEVKYPELLVGGLDSKIKIVNWVLLGVSLLLLLAAIVLIDNTIRLAMFSNRFTIKTMQMVGATRWFIAKPLDLRAILNGAISGGIAIIAVLLIIRSAKRMLPELEAIQDNTQLGLLFASMMLLGILITLVSTHTSVLKYLKKKLDDLY; translated from the coding sequence ATGGCGGGCAAAACAAGGGTAGTTAAAAGAGGAAAAGCTTCTTATTTTATGAGCATACTGGGGGTTACCCTGGTGCTCTTTTTACTGGGCGTCATCGGCTGGCTGGTGATCAATACCCGCACTTTAGGACAGCATTTTAAGGAAGAAGTGGAAGTAAACGTCTACCTGCGCGATCCTTTAGCTCCCGCAGACAGTACCGCTTTGGTTCAATATATAGCCTCCAAATCTTATATTAAAGAATATGTATTTACGACCAAGGAGATGGCTAAAGCCAAGTACCTGGCGGATGGCAACGAGAGCTGGGAAGGTATTTTGACGGAAAACCCGCTGCCACAAAGCATTGATTTTAAGCTGAAATCAGAATTTTTAACCGCTGATACGCTTAAAAATATCCGGCTCGACCTGGAAAAGCAAACCTATGTAACGGAAGTAAAATATCCGGAATTACTGGTTGGAGGGCTCGACAGCAAGATTAAAATAGTAAACTGGGTACTGTTAGGTGTGTCATTATTGTTACTGCTTGCAGCTATTGTATTGATCGATAATACCATCAGGCTGGCTATGTTCAGCAACCGTTTTACCATTAAAACCATGCAAATGGTGGGCGCTACCCGCTGGTTTATTGCTAAACCGCTTGACCTGAGAGCTATATTGAATGGGGCTATCAGCGGTGGGATTGCCATTATTGCGGTGCTGCTGATTATCCGCAGCGCTAAAAGAATGTTGCCGGAGCTGGAAGCTATTCAGGACAATACTCAATTAGGCCTCCTGTTTGCCAGTATGATGCTCCTGGGCATCTTGATTACCCTGGTGAGTACGCATACCAGTGTTTTAAAGTACCTGAAGAAAAAGCTGGATGACCTTTATTAA
- a CDS encoding DUF3098 domain-containing protein, producing MAENTVTTSASSPALFGKSNYMWMLLGVVVIALGMFLMAGGRSENPAEFKPEEVYSTTRITVAPILIFIGLAIECYAIFKKSK from the coding sequence ATGGCTGAAAATACGGTTACTACATCTGCAAGCAGTCCTGCCCTTTTTGGCAAAAGCAATTATATGTGGATGTTGCTGGGTGTAGTGGTTATTGCTTTGGGTATGTTTTTAATGGCAGGCGGCAGAAGCGAAAATCCTGCTGAATTTAAACCCGAAGAAGTCTACAGTACAACACGTATCACTGTAGCGCCTATATTGATCTTTATAGGCCTGGCTATAGAATGCTATGCTATTTTCAAAAAATCAAAATAG
- a CDS encoding undecaprenyl-diphosphate phosphatase, which produces MNLIEAIIIAIVEGITEYLPVSSTGHMIIASSFMGIEKEEFTKLFEVAIQLGAILAVVVLYWNKFIDPIKTGKLKFYFKLLVGVIPALLLGFLFSDKIDELLESPTTVAISLLVGGVILLFIDKAFQRPKIHSEREITYGKSFLTGLWQCIAMIPGVSRSAASIIGGMQQGLSRSAAAEFSFFLAVPTMAAATLYSLFLKKWDIAGVEHKGYELITQSSDNMIAFAVGNIVAFIVAILAIKFFINYLKKYGFKIFGWYRIIVGIILLILLSQGVIG; this is translated from the coding sequence ATGAACCTTATTGAAGCTATTATTATCGCCATCGTAGAAGGAATTACTGAATATCTGCCTGTTTCATCTACCGGGCATATGATCATTGCCAGCTCATTTATGGGCATTGAAAAAGAAGAATTTACCAAACTGTTTGAGGTAGCGATTCAGCTGGGTGCGATACTGGCTGTAGTAGTGTTATACTGGAACAAGTTTATCGATCCCATTAAAACCGGGAAGCTGAAGTTTTACTTTAAACTTTTGGTAGGTGTTATACCTGCCTTGTTGCTTGGGTTTTTATTTTCTGATAAGATAGATGAGTTGCTGGAAAGTCCAACTACAGTAGCTATATCCTTATTGGTGGGGGGTGTAATATTATTATTTATTGATAAGGCTTTTCAGCGTCCCAAGATTCATTCGGAGCGGGAAATTACCTATGGAAAATCTTTTTTAACAGGTCTCTGGCAGTGTATTGCGATGATACCTGGTGTAAGCCGCAGTGCTGCTTCTATCATTGGAGGTATGCAGCAAGGCTTAAGCAGAAGTGCCGCTGCTGAGTTCTCTTTTTTCCTGGCGGTACCCACTATGGCTGCAGCAACGCTTTACTCGCTGTTTCTGAAAAAATGGGATATAGCAGGTGTTGAACATAAAGGATATGAGCTGATCACCCAGTCGTCGGATAATATGATTGCCTTTGCCGTGGGCAATATTGTAGCCTTTATAGTAGCGATCCTGGCGATTAAGTTTTTCATCAATTACCTGAAAAAATATGGATTTAAGATCTTCGGGTGGTACCGTATTATCGTAGGCATTATTTTGCTTATACTGTTATCGCAGGGAGTTATCGGGTAA
- a CDS encoding MFS transporter, with product MTQQTASKKVINGWAMYDWANSVYNLVITTTFFPIYFLAVTSNRSDHKVNFLGREFVNSSLYDYVLAVAYLLIALLYPILTSIADTRGNKKNFMRFFCYMGALGCSALFFFKADTLGLGVFAFMLAAMGYVGSLVFYNAYLPEIAAPQDRDRVSARGYSFGYIGSVIMQIVGFALILVMSDQGMATRLTFLLVGIWWFLFAQISFSRLPESDSKPEKKGNVIREGFGEIQKVYAEIKKMPVLKRFLRGFFFYSMGVQTVMLAATIFGSKLLKLPDTNLIITVVIIQVVAILGAWGMSKLSALFGNLKVLLAVIVFWIAICILAYYTAVMAEGGINAEYLFYGLAVLVGLVMGGIQALSRSTYAKLMPPTKDTASFFSYYDFTEKLAIVIGIFTFGRIEEVTGSMKNSVLSLIVFFAIGFFWLYSALHKEKQNHLAL from the coding sequence ATGACGCAACAAACTGCTTCAAAAAAAGTAATCAATGGTTGGGCCATGTACGACTGGGCCAATAGCGTATACAACCTGGTAATTACGACCACCTTCTTCCCCATCTACTTCCTGGCAGTAACCAGCAACCGATCCGACCACAAAGTAAACTTCCTGGGCAGGGAATTCGTCAACTCCTCACTATACGACTACGTACTGGCAGTAGCCTATTTGCTTATAGCTTTACTATATCCTATACTTACTTCCATTGCCGACACCAGGGGCAATAAGAAAAACTTCATGCGTTTCTTTTGTTATATGGGCGCATTGGGCTGCAGTGCCTTATTCTTTTTTAAAGCCGATACCCTTGGCCTTGGTGTATTTGCTTTTATGCTGGCAGCCATGGGCTATGTAGGCAGCCTGGTATTCTACAACGCCTATTTACCGGAGATTGCTGCGCCACAGGACCGGGACCGGGTGAGTGCCCGCGGCTACTCTTTTGGCTATATAGGAAGCGTAATTATGCAAATCGTTGGCTTTGCGCTGATATTGGTCATGTCCGATCAGGGCATGGCAACCAGGCTTACCTTTTTGCTGGTAGGTATCTGGTGGTTTTTGTTTGCACAGATCAGCTTCTCCCGCTTACCTGAGTCTGATTCAAAGCCGGAGAAAAAAGGAAATGTTATAAGGGAAGGATTTGGTGAAATACAAAAAGTGTACGCGGAAATAAAAAAAATGCCTGTTTTAAAACGGTTTTTACGCGGTTTCTTTTTTTACAGTATGGGTGTACAAACCGTTATGCTGGCCGCTACTATATTTGGCAGCAAATTGCTCAAGCTCCCCGATACCAATCTCATCATAACCGTGGTGATCATTCAGGTAGTAGCGATATTGGGCGCCTGGGGCATGTCAAAATTATCAGCACTGTTTGGCAACCTGAAAGTGTTGCTGGCTGTGATCGTCTTCTGGATTGCCATATGCATACTGGCTTATTACACGGCTGTAATGGCTGAAGGAGGCATAAATGCCGAGTACCTGTTTTACGGACTGGCAGTATTGGTAGGATTGGTAATGGGCGGGATACAGGCACTAAGCCGGAGCACTTATGCCAAACTAATGCCTCCAACAAAGGACACTGCTTCTTTTTTCAGCTATTACGATTTTACAGAAAAACTGGCTATTGTTATCGGTATTTTCACATTCGGGCGTATAGAAGAAGTTACCGGGAGCATGAAAAACTCGGTACTGTCATTGATCGTATTTTTTGCTATTGGTTTCTTTTGGCTATACTCCGCCCTGCATAAAGAAAAACAAAATCATTTAGCGTTATGA
- a CDS encoding MBL fold metallo-hydrolase, whose amino-acid sequence MNLYSVNHGHFKLDGGAMFGVVPKSIWNGLNPADENNMCSWALRSLLIEDDNRLILVDTGMGDKQSEKFFGYYYLHGNDSLDKNLAALGFHRDDITDVFLTHLHFDHCGGAIIKSGEQLVPAFKNAVYWSNADHWKWATEPNPREKASFLKENIVPIQQSGQLQMISNRASNEVALDTAAFSAYMQIRFADGHTDAMMLPQLRYKGKTIVYMADLLPSLGHLPLPYVMAYDTRPLITMTEKENFLKEALENEYILFFEHDPVNECCTLQHTERGIRVNEIFKLSDL is encoded by the coding sequence ATGAATCTTTATTCTGTCAACCACGGGCATTTCAAATTAGACGGCGGCGCTATGTTTGGTGTAGTGCCTAAAAGCATCTGGAACGGGCTTAATCCGGCTGACGAAAACAATATGTGCAGCTGGGCTTTGCGCTCTTTATTGATTGAAGATGACAACCGCCTGATATTGGTAGATACCGGTATGGGCGATAAGCAGAGTGAGAAATTTTTCGGCTATTATTACCTGCATGGCAATGACAGTCTGGATAAAAACCTGGCTGCACTGGGTTTTCACCGGGATGATATTACCGATGTATTTTTAACGCACCTTCATTTCGATCATTGTGGCGGCGCCATTATTAAGTCGGGCGAGCAGTTAGTACCCGCTTTTAAGAATGCGGTATACTGGAGCAATGCCGATCACTGGAAATGGGCAACCGAGCCTAACCCAAGGGAAAAAGCATCTTTTTTAAAAGAGAATATTGTGCCGATACAGCAAAGCGGTCAATTACAAATGATCAGTAACCGCGCCAGTAACGAGGTTGCGCTGGACACCGCGGCTTTTTCTGCGTATATGCAGATACGTTTCGCTGACGGACATACTGATGCTATGATGCTGCCACAGCTGCGCTATAAGGGAAAAACCATCGTTTATATGGCCGATCTGCTGCCTTCCCTGGGGCACCTGCCCCTGCCTTATGTAATGGCTTATGATACCCGCCCGCTAATCACCATGACAGAGAAAGAGAACTTCCTGAAGGAGGCGCTTGAAAATGAATACATCCTGTTTTTTGAGCATGATCCCGTAAACGAATGCTGCACTTTACAACATACCGAAAGAGGCATAAGAGTCAATGAAATTTTCAAATTATCAGATCTGTAA
- a CDS encoding DUF2911 domain-containing protein encodes MKKFLLLTLSLITVVLVNAQDKPAPKSPPATVKAELSTGTVVTINYSQPSVKGRTIGKDLEPLPGQVWRTGANKATVFEVSKDVTVDGKPLAAGKYALFTLVDGDYWTVIFSKKWDQFGAFKYKEADDALRITVKSEKAPAFSEQLNITAGKDGVVTLLWGDNKVSFTVK; translated from the coding sequence ATGAAGAAGTTTTTACTGTTAACATTAAGTTTAATTACTGTTGTGCTGGTGAATGCGCAGGATAAGCCGGCTCCTAAGAGTCCGCCTGCTACGGTTAAAGCCGAATTAAGCACCGGAACAGTGGTTACCATTAATTACAGCCAACCTTCTGTAAAAGGAAGGACAATTGGTAAAGACCTGGAACCATTACCTGGTCAGGTGTGGCGTACCGGGGCTAACAAAGCTACCGTGTTCGAAGTGAGTAAGGATGTAACGGTTGATGGTAAGCCCTTGGCAGCCGGAAAGTATGCGCTATTTACTTTGGTAGACGGAGACTACTGGACCGTTATCTTTAGTAAGAAATGGGATCAGTTTGGCGCTTTTAAATATAAAGAAGCTGACGATGCATTAAGAATCACTGTTAAATCGGAGAAAGCTCCTGCTTTCTCTGAGCAATTAAATATTACTGCGGGAAAAGATGGTGTCGTTACGCTTTTATGGGGTGACAACAAGGTGAGCTTTACTGTTAAGTAA
- a CDS encoding YceI family protein translates to MKKILSLSFVAASIAFLSCNSAPKADEAKTEDQQEVAAAEGTSYKVDSTQTVQFIGTKPVGQHQGTFNIKEGEFFVKNDALVTGGKLVFDINSLQVTDQDTSGAYKLKGHLLSPDFFDAGTNGTATFEITSVEPYTPDSTNTIVLDGATNTVKGNLTLKGVTKNVTFPAAITVTPATVTARANFNVNRTDWGLVYGNDQSLGDKFIRPEVNISFSITANK, encoded by the coding sequence ATGAAGAAAATACTGTCCTTATCATTTGTAGCGGCTTCTATTGCCTTTTTGTCCTGTAATTCTGCTCCCAAAGCTGATGAAGCAAAGACCGAAGATCAGCAGGAAGTGGCAGCTGCTGAAGGCACCTCTTATAAAGTAGACAGTACACAAACCGTGCAATTTATTGGTACCAAACCTGTTGGTCAGCACCAAGGTACTTTTAATATCAAAGAAGGCGAATTTTTTGTAAAAAATGATGCGCTTGTAACGGGTGGTAAATTGGTATTTGATATCAATAGTCTGCAGGTTACCGACCAGGACACGTCCGGGGCTTATAAATTAAAAGGACACCTGTTATCTCCTGATTTTTTTGATGCGGGTACCAATGGTACAGCTACATTTGAAATCACCAGTGTTGAACCCTATACACCGGATAGCACTAATACAATCGTTTTAGATGGAGCTACCAACACGGTAAAAGGAAACCTTACTCTGAAAGGTGTTACCAAAAATGTAACTTTCCCTGCTGCTATCACAGTAACACCGGCTACAGTTACGGCGAGAGCTAATTTCAACGTAAATCGTACAGACTGGGGATTGGTTTACGGAAACGATCAGTCTTTGGGCGATAAATTCATCAGGCCCGAGGTAAATATTAGCTTTTCTATTACCGCTAATAAATAA
- a CDS encoding energy transducer TonB translates to MRKNIVFKPKLVTLLLLTIHFSAHAQNRIYTYYLNERMESVAKQKAVVIAKGRKLDTVYLMQYYQLPDNGLLGMEQYKDATLSVLHGERILYYPDGQVKEKTYYLNNSLSGLMMKWDSTGNLTDSGYYKDDHLVFGVKKRYVNYRWLYNKVETDSINNTLRDIDYDSTGHKLREIAFTGSNGTWTEYHKDGSVESVDSVFTREDREAKFPPENGGWRAFLQRNLDGMVPIRNGAAGGQGTVMIQFIVEKDGTVSNLKPLTKIGFGAEEEVLRILKKSPKWIPANRYGKAVKAYRRQPVTFQIRG, encoded by the coding sequence ATGAGAAAAAATATTGTCTTTAAGCCAAAGTTGGTTACGCTTTTACTTCTTACTATTCATTTCAGTGCTCACGCCCAAAACAGAATTTATACCTATTATTTAAATGAGCGAATGGAGAGCGTGGCCAAACAGAAGGCTGTGGTGATTGCGAAGGGCAGAAAACTGGATACCGTATACCTGATGCAATACTATCAATTGCCGGACAACGGCTTATTGGGTATGGAACAGTACAAAGACGCTACCTTAAGCGTGCTGCACGGCGAGCGCATATTATATTATCCTGACGGGCAGGTAAAAGAAAAAACATATTATCTAAACAATAGCCTTAGCGGCCTGATGATGAAATGGGACAGTACCGGGAACCTCACTGATTCGGGGTATTATAAAGATGATCACTTGGTTTTCGGGGTAAAAAAGAGGTATGTTAACTACCGGTGGCTCTACAATAAGGTGGAGACGGATAGCATCAATAATACATTAAGAGATATTGATTATGATTCAACCGGTCATAAATTAAGAGAAATTGCTTTTACTGGTAGTAACGGCACCTGGACGGAATACCACAAAGACGGATCGGTTGAGTCGGTAGACAGTGTTTTTACAAGGGAGGACCGGGAAGCGAAGTTCCCACCTGAAAACGGCGGCTGGCGCGCCTTCCTTCAAAGAAACCTGGATGGAATGGTTCCCATTCGCAATGGCGCCGCAGGAGGCCAGGGTACTGTTATGATACAATTCATTGTTGAAAAGGATGGAACCGTTTCTAACTTAAAACCGCTCACCAAAATTGGGTTTGGCGCCGAAGAGGAGGTATTGCGCATCCTAAAAAAATCTCCTAAATGGATCCCTGCCAACAGGTATGGCAAAGCGGTTAAAGCTTACCGCAGGCAGCCCGTTACGTTTCAAATACGCGGATAG